A genomic region of Pyrus communis chromosome 14, drPyrComm1.1, whole genome shotgun sequence contains the following coding sequences:
- the LOC137715862 gene encoding F-box/kelch-repeat protein At3g06240-like — protein sequence MNVRHVKVEYQLTESPNVLPSDIIINILSRLAVKSLCRFKCVSKPWRSLISDHDFGNVHFNKALEYNDVMHQRRRLVFTGVENRSLYFSYLDEFIDRDVYLNYRVNNVGDNGLVTATELAFVYSIERDILVSLICYCNGLLLCQLHESKELHLVNPATRELKILPRTPKPYRYSSLCGFGYDHSTDEHKVVCGRININHGIEFCVYTLETNSWRVIRDNFNCFECTKVRGIHLNGELHWLMHTGEYEAESSVIVSLVLAKEEVREIQLSPEYSIENSPPIELGLFREWLCISHNVDADHDQTYNEFWVMKEHGVKESWTKMRVSIPYHKLSHTGFWTKTHDLMVIGERLLMYNFDDDENFWDLPIRGVDKVGSILIYLDSLVSLSRNQSKRSSKKTSATWKRRVK from the exons ATGAACGTGAGGCACGTGAAGGTGGAGTACCAGCTCACGGAAAGCCCTAATGTCCTTCCATCAGATATCATAATCAACATTCTCTCAAGGCTAGCGGTGAAGTCCTTATGCCGGTTTAAGTGCGTGTCAAAGCCGTGGCGTTCTCTTATCTCCGACCATGATTTTGGTAATGTACACTTCAACAAAGCCCTTGAGTATAACGATGTGATGCACCAAAGACGAAGGCTCGTATTTACTGGTGTTGAAAATCGATCCCTCTACTTTTCGTATCTTGACGAGTTTATCGATCGGGATGTATATCTTAACTATCGCGTCAATAACGTTGGTGATAATGGTTTAGTGACGGCTACTGAGCTCGCCTTTGTTTACAGCATAGAGCGAGATATTTTGGTTTCGTTAATTTGTTACTGCAATGGCTTGTTGTTGTGCCAGTTACATGAAAGCAAGGAGTTACATTTGGTTAACCCCGCAACCAGGGAACTCAAGATACTACCAAGGACACCAAAACCATATCGCTATTCGAGCCTCTGTGGGTTCGGATATGATCACTCCACTGATGAACACAAGGTGGTCTGCGGGCGGATCAACATTAATCACGGAATCGAGTTTTGTGTCTATACATTAGAAACCAATTCGTGGCGGGTGATTCGCGACAACTTCAATTGTTTTGAATGTACTAAAGTACGCGGGATCCATCTGAATGGCGAACTTCATTGGTTGATGCATACAGGTGAATATGAAGCTGAGTCTTCCGTCATTGTATCTCTCGTTTTAGCAAAGGAGGAAGTTCGGGAAATTCAACTGTCTCCGGAATATTCCATCGAGAATAGCCCTCCAATCGAGCTAGGGCTATTCAGAGAATGGTTGTGCATATCACATAATGTCGACGCCGATCATGATCAAACGTACAATGAATTTTGGGTGATGAAGGAACATGGAGTTAAGGAGTCTTGGACCAAAATGAGAGTCTCCATCCCCTATCACAAATTGTCTCATACTGGCTTTTGGACCAAAACTCATGATTTGATGGTAATTGGCGAAAGGTTACTAATGTACAATTTTGATGACGATGAAAACTTCTGGGATCTACCAATTCGTGGAGTTGACAAAGTTGGTAGCATTTTGATCTACTTGGATAGCCTGGTTTCTCTTTCTAGAAATCAATCGAAAAGGAGTTCGAAGAAGACTTCG GCAACGTGGAAACGGAGAGTGAAATAA
- the LOC137715498 gene encoding uncharacterized protein, with protein sequence MDPPLNAEPTQLPPPAVSIGEKRPIENGGEGDLGTQLNKKPRLGPNSEKDLRRVAEIVLALSTMAKIRGGKKPTEPEIGLMGEARSKLVELCEGLAPKDIVGRDAIGAVIEDLGLNAKLKEQRLGFRGPKLTISEKFSQTKRKMEESKKFSAQAQPAAHPSHPLKTSLNAAAETHGMPHNVHMIPTSKPSHAPISSGGFPISPSLFHASTATPSPTQYQFPNNDVRASMVSSGFPSSHLGRDSSSPTVPKAERAQFRSDGGPNANASSYAFQVQANSFANHPHPPVNSPAWSVQAQSAKSAPEHKVPNYTPVKVDGSTGISMQQMTSVAARNQNTKPFVSQSASGNLPVVHQPLQQMHFVKTPSLSNNHNEIAKVIQKLLQPQPPDHPTWIPPSRDYMSKTLTCQSCQLTINEVDNVLICDACERGYHIMCAQSSNQRGIPRGEWHCMRCLSLSNGKPLPPKYGRVMRSNIQVKVPSNTAGIQMSLENKLENLDPRVNQPKIAANGSSVVQNTAGIGGGSSNHIESAPDLKILTAKESQRKNLVSSSKNRDEKPLSGSYPSSERSEEKCSESDPHSEPKETTESSRVEDSESIAESPAESKAEHPAESKAEHPAESKVEPPLEPKETTESSGVEERPSESKAEPAAESKAECPAESKAEPTAEPKETTGSFRVEEIPGSKAEHPSESKAELPAESKAEPLAEPKETTESSRVEERPSDSKAEPPVEPKETTEPSRVEEIHFESKPEASADFSNKDTDKSDHSQPPSNTQVVDGAGLPNSSEVPSMIFHDQNSALEDSDTSHSVGNSGSSLRYDIKRNDQSGAQANTCEISVASGRSLEHFGLSSDGLKAVQWIGDAVQGGDEKIYYHTCCIDGVTYQLRDHALFQSSHGKLIPSKLQSMWEDRKTGSKWAIVNRCYFPGDLPENVGRPSTPESNEVYESNHDSNVMAGLIRGPCEVLSPAKFSVETERRSQLGHEADNELQPIFLCKWIYDEFKGVLEPVPE encoded by the exons ATGGATCCACCCCTGAACGCCGAACCCACTCAGCTGCCCCCGCCGGCGGTCTCAATTGGGGAAAAGAGGCCGATTGAGAATGGAGGAGAAGGAGATTTGGGGACCCAGTTGAACAAGAAGCCCAGATTGGGACCCAATTCGGAGAAGGATCTGAGGAGAGTGGCGGAGATTGTTCTGGCCTTGTCAACCATGGCCAAGATCCGAGGGGGGAAGAAGCCCACGGAGCCGGAGATTGGGCTTATGGGGGAAGCTAGGTCGAAGCTGGTGGAGCTGTGTGAAGGTTTGGCGCCTAAGGATATTGTGGGCAGGGATGCAATTGGCGCTGTGATTGAGGATTTGGGGCTTAATGCTAAGCTTAAGGAACAGAGATTAGGGTTCCGGGGTCCCAAGTTGACGATTTCCGAGAAGTTTTCACAGACGAAGAGGAAG ATGGAAGAATCCAAGAAATTCTCTGCACAAGCTCAACCTGCTGCACATCCATCTCACCCATTAAAAACAAGCTTAAATGCAGCGGCTGAAACCCATGGGATGCCACATAACGTTCATATGATTCCTACAAGCAAACCAAGTCATGCACCAATTTCCTCGGGAGGTTTCCCCATTTCTCCATCTCTTTTTCATGCGTCTACGGCAACTCCCTCACCTACACAGTATCAGTTTCCCAACAATGATGTTAGAGCATCCATGGTGTCTAGTGGTTTTCCTAGTAGTCATCTAGGAAGAGATTCTTCTTCCCCAACGGTGCCTAAAGCTGAAAGAGCACAGTTCAGATCAGACGGAGGACCAAATGCAAATGCGTCTTCTTATGCATTTCAAGTACAAG CAAATTCGTTTGCAAATCATCCACATCCACCAGTGAATTCTCCAGCTTGGTCAGTGCAAGCTCAATCTGCTAAAAGTGCACCAGAACACAAGGTGCCAAACTATACAcctgtcaaagttgacggaagtACTGGTATCAGTATGCAACAGATGACTTCTGTAGCTGCGCGGAATCAGAATACTAAACCATTTGTCTCTCAATCAGCTTCTGGAAATCTACCCGTTGTACATCAGCCTTTGCAACAGATGCACTTTGTTAAAACTCCTTCGCTTTCTAATAATCACAATGAAATTGCCAAAGTTATTCAGAAATTATTACAACCACAGCCTCCTGATCATCCTACATGGATTCCTCCGTCAAGGGATTACATGAGTAAGACTTTGACTTGCCAGAGTTGCCAGCTTACGATCAATGAGGTGGATAATGTTCTtatttgtgatgcatgtgagaGAGGATATCACATAATGTGTGCACAGTCATCTAACCAGAGAGGAATTCCTAGAGGTGAGTGGCACTGCATGAGATGCCTGTCACTGAGCAATGGAAAGCCCTTGCCTCCGAAGTATGGACGTGTGATGAGAAGTAATATACAAGTAAAAGTTCCTTCTAACACAGCTGGAATTCAAATGTCCTTGGAGAATAAACTGGAAAATTTAGATCCAAGGGTCAACCAGCCGAAGATAGCTGCAAATGGAAGTTCTGTTGTGCAGAATACTGCTGGTATAGGTGGTGGGAGCAGCAATCACATTGAGTCAGCACCAGATCTAAAGATTTTAACTGCAAAAGAATCTCAACGGAAGAATCTCGTATCAAGCAGTAAGAATAGGGATGAGAAACCTCTTTCTGGAAGTTACCCGTCAAGTGAAAGATCTGAGGAGAAATGTTCTGAATCAGACCCTCATTCTGAACCAAAAGAAACTACTGAATCATCTAGAGTTGAAGATTCTGAATCAATTGCAGAATCTCCTGCTGAGTCAAAAGCAGAGCATCCTGCCGAATCAAAAGCGGAGCATCCTGCTGAATCAAAAGTAGAGCCTCCTCTTGAACCAAAAGAAACTACTGAATCATCTGGAGTTGAAGAGAGACCTTCTGAATCAAAAGCAGAACCTGCTGCTGAATCAAAAGCGGAGTGCCCTGCTGAATCAAAAGCAGAGCCTACTGCTGAACCAAAAGAAACTACTGGATCATTTAGAGTTGAAGAGATACCTGGATCAAAAGCAGAACATCCTTCTGAATCAAAAGCGGAGCTTCCTGCTGAATCAAAAGCAGAGCCTCTTGCTGAACCAAAAGAAACTACTGAATCATCTAGAGTTGAAGAGAGACCTTCTGATTCAAAAGCAGAGCCTCCTGTTGAACCAAAAGAAACTACTGAACCATCTAGAGTTGAAGAGATACATTTTGAATCAAAACCAGAAGCTTCTGCTGATTTTTCCAACAAAGATACTGATAAGTCCGATCATTCCCAACCCCCTTCCAACACACAAGTTGTGGACGGTGCTGGGCTGCCCAACTCTTCAGAAGTTCCATCAATGATATTCCATGACCAGAATTCTGCATTGGAAGACTCAGATACTTCTCACTCTGTAGGAAACTCTGGCTCCTCTTTAAGATATGACATCAAACGGAATGACCAAAGCGGTGCACAAGCAAATACTTGTGAAATTTCTGTAGCTAGTGGTAGGTCTCTAGAGCATTTCGGTTTATCTTCAGATGGCTTGAAAGCTGTTCAATGGATTGGCGATGCAGTTCAAGGTGgtgatgaaaaaatatattaccaTACTTGTTGCATTGATGGGGTAACATATCAACTGCGAGATCATGCTCTTTTCCAGTCTAGTCATGGAAAATTGATACCCTCGAAGCTTCAG TCCATGTGGGAGGATAGAAAAACTGGGTCAAAGTGGGCTATTGTCAACAGGTGCTACTTTCCTGGTGACTTACCAGAGAACGTTGGTCGCCCATCTACACCTGAAAGCAATGAG GTCTATGAGTCTAATCATGATAGCAATGTAATGGCTGGTTTGATTCGTGGTCCTTGTGAAGTTCTTTCTCCTGCTAAGTTCAGTGTAGAAACTGAAAGACGGAGCCAGTTAGGACATGAGGCAGATAATGAATTACAACCAATCTTTCTCTGCAA ATGGATTTATGATGAGTTTAAAGGGGTATTGGAGCCTGTTCCCGAGTAA
- the LOC137716609 gene encoding receptor-like protein 2: MAYGFLLLLLFSCTILTANIQACNQTERISLLAFSFTLSSSSVNWSSSVDCCHWNGITCNQESWVTHLLLPSKGLTGGMFVSSLGNLTHLTHLNLSHNSLYGALETKFFLFLKHLEILDLSYNLLSGEMPFSLPQINIQTIDLSSNHFYGAIPSSFFQQAWNLTSFNVSNNTFSGHIPSSICLRSPPSIRVLDFSSNEFSGKLSRGFGGCSKLQIIRAGHNNLSGSLPDDIYNATKLEELALPLNSLNGAIRERIANLTHLTILDFYFNHLSGELPLNFGKLSKLKFMNLDLNNLQGNLPPSLMNCTNLIELHLGFNYFDGDLTTLNFSKLSHLSKLDLIRNNFSGFLPRSLYSCWSLKAIRLSDNPYLKGKIQPEILSLKSLSFLSLRSVQLTNITGAMKILMRCKSLQTLFLKGSFDHKAMPTDNVMVDFNGFQKLRVLSLANCGFTGQIPRWLLNLKNLEMLDLGFNQITGSIPSWLGTFPKLFYVGLSCNQISGEVPKQLFGLPMLMMNASRADNYEFELPLIGGLIKNPSFMAHRTSNLQGMINLGGNNISGSIPTEIGQSGLLRELYLNDNHFSGNIPDQVSNLKNLEILNLSMNHLSGKIPSSMTSLNFLKEFNVSYNNLVGQIPMGTQLQSFSTSAFEGNPKLCGAPLPNVCKEIGADHKNKVDQDADNEGGELPWIYIFATLGFIVGFWGVCGYLVLKKT, encoded by the coding sequence ATGGCTTAtggcttcctcctcctcttatTATTCTCTTGCACTATATTGACAGCAAATATTCAAGCATGCAACCAAACTGAACGCATCTCGCTATTAGCCTTCTCCTTCACTCTATCTTCTTCTTCCGTAAATTGGAGTAGTTCTGTTGATTGTTGTCATTGGAACGGCATCACTTGTAATCAAGAGAGTTGGGTCACCCATTTGCTCTTACCCTCCAAAGGGCTCACAGGAGGTATGTTTGTCTCATCACTTGGAAATCTCACACATCTCACCCACTTAAACCTTTCCCACAATTCACTTTATGGTGCACTTGAAactaaattcttcttgttcttgaagcacCTCGAGATTCTTGATTTGAGCTATAACCTACTTTCTGGAGAGATGCCATTTTCTCTACCACAAATAAATAttcaaacaatagatttgtcAAGCAATCACTTCTACGGTGCGATTCCATCTTCTTTCTTCCAACAAGCTTGGAATTTGACTAGTTTCAATGTCAGCAACAACACCTTCTCTGGGCATATCCCATCATCTATTTGTCTCCGATCGCCTCCTTCCATAAGAGTATTGGATTTTTCCTCCAATGAATTTAGTGGCAAGCTTTCTCGTGGGTTTGGTGGGTGTTCCAAATTACAAATTATTCGTGCCGGTCACAATAATTTGTCGGGATCACTCCCAGATGATATCTATAATGCTACCAAACTTGAGGAACTTGCATTACCTCTCAATTCACTAAATGGAGCCATTAGAGAAAGAATCGCCAACCTCACCCACCTCACAATCCTTGACTTCTACTTTAATCATTTGAGTGGTGAGCTACCTCTTAATTTCGGGAAGTTGTCCAAGTTGAAATTCATGAATCTTGATCTCAACAACTTACAAGGCAATTTGCCCCCATCTTTGATGAATTGCACAAACCTCATTGAACTACATTTGGGATTCAATTACTTTGATGGAGATCTCACCACACTTAATTTCTCCAAACTCAGCCACCTTAGTAAACTTGACCTAATAAGGAATAACTTTAGTGGTTTCTTGCCAAGAAGTCTTTACTCATGTTGGTCCCTAAAAGCAATTCGTTTGAGTGATAATCcttatttaaaaggaaaaatacagCCTGAGATCCTTTCATTGAAATCCTTGTCGTTTCTATCGCTTCGTAGTGTACAATTGACCAATATCACAGGGGCAATGAAGATATTAATGCGTTGCAAAAGTCTTCAGACACTATTCCTTAAAGGTTCATTTGACCACAAGGCAATGCCAACTGATAATGTCATGGTTGATTTTAATGGATTCCAGAAGCTTCGTGTCTTGAGTTTGGCTAATTGTGGGTTCACTGGTCAGATACCTAGATGGTTATTAAACCTAAAGAATCTAGAGATGTTGGATTTGGGTTTTAATCAAATCACAGGGTCAATTCCAAGTTGGTTGGGGACTTTTCCAAAACTCTTTTATGTGGGTCTGTCATGCAACCAAATTTCAGGTGAAGTTCCAAAACAACTTTTTGGATTACCTATGCTAATGATGAATGCATCTCGAGCAGACAATTATGAATTCGAACTTCCCCTCATTGGTGGCCTAATAAAAAATCCAAGTTTTATGGCGCATAGAACGTCTAACTTGCAAGGAATGATAAACCTAGGGGGCAATAACATTAGTGGTAGTATACCTACTGAGATCGGCCAATCAGGGCTTCTTCGTGAGTTGTATCTCAACGACAACCACTTCTCTGGCAACATTCCCGACCAAGTATCTAATCTAAAAAATTTAGAGATTTTGAACCTCTCCATGAATCATTTATCAGGAAAAATTCCCTCATCAATGACGAGCCTTAATTTCTTGAAAGAATTTAATGTCTCGTACAATAATCTCGTAGGACAAATACCGATGGGCACACAGCTTCAGAGCTTCAGCACTTCTGCATTTGAGGGGAACCCTAAACTTTGTGGTGCACCACTTCCAAATGTGTGCAAAGAAATTGGTGCAGATCATAAGAACAAAGTCGACCAAGATGCGGACAATGAAGGCGGCGAGCTTCCTTGGATTTATATCTTTGCAACCCTAGGTTTCATTGTCGGATTTTGGGGAGTTTGCGGTTATTTAGTTCTTAAGAAGACATGA